The genomic stretch TGCTCTGAGAATATTGTGTTTCTGATTAGGAGCACCCGGTTACATAATGGCATCATAATCACAAACATACCTGCTCCGAGCAGAACGGGGCTGGATGATTTATTCATAAGAGTTTCTTCATGCAGAAACTTCTATTTATTCCCTGTTGTAAGGGCAGGAAAATGTCAATGGAAGCTGCAGTGGTATGGTGCTAATGGGAAGTACGTGGTTCAGTCTTCTCTCCCTTCAGGAATACTGAAGAGTaaattttttagggtttttatGGAGAAATTCCTGTGTCTTTGTGCTTGGGAGCACAAGCCTCACTTGGGCTTGCAGAACCCAGCTAGCCTGGAAGGGAGCAGGAGGTGATTGCCCTGCCCAGTCCCTCACTGCTGGTGGAGGCTGGTGCGGCAAGAGCTTGGCAGAGTGATCAGAAACCTTAAACTTGAAATCCTGGCTGGTTCTTGTCTCTTTTCTGGGTTTAACAGGCTGTGGTGGGTGGGGTTGAACTGGTCCTGAGCCCTCATGTGCTGCTGGGGGGTGCTGAGCCCATGTGAAATAAATGCAGCTGTTTACACCAGGGAGACACAAAGGTTTGTGATTTggtttctatttatttatttttataaacacCTTTTGAGTATTTCCTCCAGTCACACCTTATGGCTGATGTTTCTCAACTTGCTGGTTGTTTTTCACttgccatttatttattttctgcagcagcagaagccttGTTGTGTCCTAGCTGGTCATCCAGGGCTGGCTGTCCAGGGCTGTGATGGGCTCTGGTGGCCTGGGCATGGTCAGTAACTTCCATGAAGCCTCTTCACCCCTCTTGTGCCTCAAAACCTGGACCCTGGGGTCTGTTTGGGGTGGTTCTGTCCCAAAGCCTGTGGAGGCTGTGTGGGTGCAAGAGGAGGGCTGAGACCCTGCTGAAAGGCTTTGCCTTGACCTCTGTAGCCAATTCCTCCTTCCCTTGGAAAGGGAAGCTTGCCCTGTGTGGGAACCCCCTCTGAGGACATCCCTGAAGTTTTACGGTGCTCAGCAGGGGCCGGAGCAGGAGCCCAGGGATTCAGTGCTCCCACGGGAGGTTAATGTCGGGAGGAAGTAAAACAAAGTGCAAAGGCAATTTATCTCTGTCCTGGCCATTTGTCTGCCACTCACACCGGGGCCACGCTTCATCCCTGggtgctgtgtgctggtgtGGAGCCCTGTGAGGAGCCGGCTCTGTGTCTGTCCAGGAATGAGGCCCAGCCTCCATCCCCCCATTCCCACACCGCTAATCCCAGCgagagaaattatttcttcctgGGAAATGGCGCTGTGGGAGGCGGTGCCTGTGAGGGACCTGTGGGTGCTGTCtgtgcagcagctccttgccaTGCTCCCCCAGAGCCAGAGAGTCAGAACTCTGCAGTGACCACGAGGCAGTGGTGGCGGGAGCCACGTGGACCCGTCACGACTCCGAGCGGGCCACCAGGTGCGCGCAATCCCGGGAAGCTGCGCTCGCCTCTGTGAGTCCCACGCCGTGCGTGGCTGGCCCGTGACAGGTTTGTATCTTCACCACTTGAGTTTCGTTTCCGTGGCGCTGACCCCGTGGCCGGCGAAGCCACCGACGGTTGCACCGATGGTTGCACTGGCGTGCTGTGTCTCACAAAGTTGGGTTGCTGCTTTTCCGTGTTTCCTCCCCGCCCGGGGGTTTTGGCTGTGTTTTTGTGACTTTGCACATTCGGTGTTCCTGTCCCGTGAGCCGCTGTCACGGCAAGGCTCGGCCGCTGCCTTCCGCAGATCGCGTCGGGTTCCACCAATGTTGGAAGAAGCCACCTGTGGCTCCGTTTTCTTCATGCAGAAAAGCCAATTCTTTATTCACATAACTCCTTTCAGACACTTTTCACAGACCTCGTGTGCAGCACCAATTGGCTAATAGTTTTCTTACTACTTCATGTATTGGTCAGAAGGTGATTTGTGTGTACTCAGATTCAAGTGTTTACATTCTTCCTTTCTGGCTTCCCACGGGACAAGATCTGTTGTTTATATAGGCGCCCCTGTTTTTCTCCCCAAAGAATAGGTTGTTGTGTTCACAAACTTTTCATACCCAAGATTGTTTCATATGGGAACTTGCAAGTTATCTGCAATTAGAAGAAGTGACAGACTAGCAGAGCAAGGCCTGGTTTCATAAGGCCTTTTCTTTTATAACATCTTTTACCTGTCTGCAACACTTACACCTTTGGGAAAATCTCATCGTGTTTATTAAGtagatattttagaaaaatagtcttaaaagtaattaaaaatgaggtttttatctcattttgtagaatcccagaatggtttgggttgaaagggatcAAGGGATGCAACCTGCTCGATCTGGTCACTCATTTCTGTAAGTTCATGGTTTCTGTTAGTTTCAGCCCATTCTCTCAGAATTAATACATTGATTTAGGGTATTTTTAGGGTGCTTTGATTCACTAGAAATTCCCTTTCAGGTCTGATAGCCGAGAGCTGGGCATGCTCTAGGGCCTGGGAAGTCTGTTGTACTCTTAGCGCTGTGCATCTCTTCACCATTCCTGTGCTTGTGGAATTGGAGTTGGTTTCCTTTGAGAGCCAGTAACTGAAAATGATGtaaaaaaggatttaaaaaagcTGATAATTATGgtagatttaaaaaatattgctttaaCATCTACTGCTCAAATCAAGCAGAGTGCTCTGGTTCGCTTCCAGCAGAGAGACATGAGCGTCGTGTtggtatttttaaagctttatgTGCAAGACATCAGTTGGTGTTGCCAAACTCTGATTTAAATTTATACATCCTGGCTCAGcgtgtttgtttaaaaaaaaaaaaaaaagaaaaaccacccCCAGCATAACAAATTCAGTATCTTTTCCTTCTTGCGAGTTTTTTGGCATCAGATGCCGTGATCTGCACAGTGTAGGTATTGTCTCTTTATCTGATCCATTGACTAACTCAACATTATTGTTTCAATAATATTATTTCAGGCCAGGTAACACACTCGGGTTACCTCTGTGATGACACAAACGTGGCACAGCTTCCAGTGAGTCACAGCTCCACAGTGTGTGCAAATAAATAACAGGAATGGTGAAAAATAACCCGGATCCTGTATTTTTAGCAGTCCAGTGTGATGCTGGTGCCACATGAGGAGCTGGGGGCAGGAAGGGTGGTGGGTGCTGGTGGTGGGAGGAGCTCCAGGGTCTGGctcaggggctgtgcagggtgAGCAGGGCCCGGGGAGTTGGTCCTTGGCGGTTTCTTGTCCTTTtccaaggagctgggagcgtTCTGGCTGCCCCCATGTCTGGGGGGGACCTTGGGGTGGGCTGGCCAGCGCTGGAGGATGCTCTGTGCCCACCCACGGCCCTGGTgtgggcagctctgctctgcccctggaaaggagaagcaggagagctggaagTGGGTCTGAGATGCTGAGGGAGGCTCTGTGGGATGGGGTGGCACAACCCCCCTGTGCGGTGGGGCCGCTGACTTTGTGGCTGGCTCTCTTTGGTGTCCATCCCCTGCCACACCGAGGGCTCTGCCCCGtggaaggagcagcctggctcccaggCTGGCATATTTGAGgggtgcagggaaggagaggattGCTCCTACAAGTTCACAGAGCAGGCTGGTCCTCCTCACTGAGGTGCTGGctcttcccactgcaggggaTTTGAGGGTAATTAACTGATGAtgtgccaggctgtggggaGAGCAACGCCAGCATCACCCTGAGCtccttggcagggctggagagcaTCAAATAACCAATGCTGGGCTACTCTCTGCTTGTATTTTTAGAATAATTGCTATAAACattcttgggattttttttaaaagaaccaCAACAGCCATTTATATATTTaacaatatatatttatatatatatataatttctaGATCAGTACATTCATCAGTACTTGTTTTTCTTCACAAACAGAAGAACTCTTACAATAGTAgactttctaaaataaatactattaaaatagagcttcaaaataaatattctatACAAAGAAAAACCTTCTGTGGTAACTTTTCAGGGTGTACATGTGAGGGGGTGGTGAGAGGAGATggggaaatatttttcagggTGTCTGAGCATGGGAGGGGAAGGGCATACCCAGTGCTGGGAAGGGCGAGGGCTCATCAGGGTGGCAAAGCCAGTGCCCAGGGAGCACCAAATCTGGGATCTGCTGCTGGCACCTGGTGGGCACGGGCACAGAGCTGTGGTGAGGGGGTGTTTGCCTGTTGGGGccactctgctcctgctgggaacGTGGTGTGGCGTTGCCAGCACCCTCAGGTCCCCCCTTCTTGCCGTCTGGGCTGTTTTGTGAGGGCAGGGGCCAGCTCTGCCATGAGCCTGCTGCAGCAATTAGCAGTGCAGGtgccctgccctcctcctcctcctcctccagagcATGGCACCTGTCCCGGGCAGCTGCCCTGACCTGCCCTCGTGCCTGCACGGCTGCTCCACCTCAGCGCCGTGGCTGGAGAGGTCAGTGCTCGTTAGCAGCTGTCCCTTCGTTAGCAGGGGATCTGACTGTGGGAGGAcggcagagctgcagggctgtgacatGGTGACAGGGCACCGTGCCCCTGGTACCTCTCTGGGGTGGCAGGAGAGCCAAGTACCTTCAAAGGGAGTGGGGGGACGGAATtgctgggatggggaagagCGGGAATAGCGACGTTATTGACGGGAGCTGTTCCCTctggcagagccctggctcGGGCCAAGCCCggccctttcccagctccagacAGGGCTCAGCACCTTCCTGCCATGCCTtgggctgggagtgctggaGCAGAGTCCAGCGGCCGTGCTGGGAGccgaggggaggagggagggtcaCTCTGCTACACTGACCACTGCTCTAACACATCCACAACGCTTGACAGGCTCCAGCACGGCATCATGGGCTTACAGGGCTTAGATATTCAAACAAACCAACAGAGAAATAGTTTACAGCTATGTACAGTGAGAGGAAACCCGGCTGGGAGTGTGTACATCAGTGTAGATTGGCACAGTGGCAACCGCTCCAGCGGTGCCTTTGCTCACAGGACCATGCAGCCAAGCCATGGGCTCTGCCAGTGCGGGTTTTCAGCACAGATTCCCCAGGAACAGCCAGGGACAGAGGGTCAGAAGGGCAAAGCAGCCGTGGGTGGAGGCCATTTGGACATGTGTGGTCCCAGCAGAGGAGGGCAGCAGGTAAATACCTCTCCTGCTGGCCTTTTCTAGCTTGCTTTATCTTAGGAAAATGATTTCTCTTATTAAATACAGTATCTTATACATTCAACCAACAGTTCAGCTAGTTTGGGGTTGGTTTTCCTTTGATCTTTCCCCCTCCAATTTGTGCAAGATAATAAATACAGCTCTGGATCCCCACCTGCTTCCTGGTGCCCACATACAGTTAACATGAGGCTACCCTGTAGGAACTGGTATCTGGTAACAGGCATTACATCCTTTTTTTCTATGATTCAGCATGTACAAGCTAGCAAATGTTATAAATAGAAAAGTTGGTtggtcttcttttttttaactcccCCATTCAATAAATATCTACAGTTCAATTGAGCTAAACCCCAAGTCATCCAGCTGAGCTGAATTCTGAGACCCAAAGACACCAGAGTCCCATCAGGACGCTGCTGCCAGCCCCTACCCGTGGCTGCATCACAACCAGGCCAACGGGATTCCTGGAAATGCTACATGAGCTCTGCCTATTGCTTATCTAATTAGAGATGACATTTCActgtcactgctgtgcactTACTGAGGAAATCTCCTCTAATTAAAAACACCAAGAGAGACTAGGTCAGTTTTCTGCATGCAACAAGTACCTACCTACTCATTAGAGTGTTGCATGTTTGGACCAAGATTCTTGTTTAGCACCTTGTGGTTGTCAAGAAAGAGGGGTCACAGCATCCTTGGGGAAGGCAGAACCAGCCTCAGGATGAGGGCACGGACAGAGCCAATATTTGCATGCTGAAAACCACGGGCCCATTTGTTAACTAcactctcctccttcccctggcCTTCCCTAGTGTGTGTTAACACTAAAATAAACAGTAAAAGCAttctttacatttaaaaagacaCTTTTGTACAGAAGAGGCAAAAGTCAAACAGCAGCAATAGGGGTGGGGGAATGTGCTGTACTTCAAGCAAATGCCATTCACCCCCAAGACAAAAACAAATCTTAATATCTAATGAGCAAAGAAGAGCTTGTTCCAGGAGGGGAGGTACTGGATTGAGGTCCCTAGAAAAATACATCTATGTGCATCGTACACTTAGGTTTGTGTGACTTCTTACCAGAGGTTTAGAGGAACAAACCCCGCCCGTCTGCGCTCTGTGGCTTGAGTTACCTCCCCTTTGCTCCGGCACCGGGGAGCGAGCTGGGCCTGGGGAAACGGGGTCGGCCACCTTCCTCCTGGAGAGGGGCTGTTCTCTTGAGGGAAAATTCATATTCCATCGAGTGAAACCTGATGCCACGGATCAGCTTACAGGCAGGAGGACCCGGTGTTGATACAACTGCCCGAACACATCCTGCTGCAATTCCTCCTgggaggagcagccctgctACCATCTTGCTTTAGGAAGAGGGTCCAAACCAGTGGGGCCGGGTGGCATACACCCAAGGGGCAGAAGACCCTTCAACAAATGAAATTTAGCTTCACTTCTGGTCCAAAAATCTTTGAGGGACACAGAAAGCTTTTGAGAAACATGTACTTTGTGTGCAACCAGCCCTTGGAGTGGTGTCTAGGAGGGAAAGAGGGTGGAGGGAGTTCCCCCATCACCTTCAACAGGCTGCTGGGAACGAGCTGGGGTTTGGAAGGAGACAGGAAGCAAGTAGCCCGCCCTGAATCTGAATTCAAAGCAGCTTTttgcagctgggaatggggattggTTGTGAGGCGGTGCCTGCCAAGCGAGCAGTTAATGGTTCCTGTGGTGTGCAGGCCTGGTGAGCAGCCATCCGTCCAAGCTGGGAGTTTTTCAGCAGCTGTACTTCATGATGTACAGGGCTTTGCAGCTTCACTCTGCATTATTAACATTCCTCCTTTGGCCCCATCTATTTCAACTGCGACCAGTTCCAAAAACCCTGAATAACCCAAAGTGCTTCAGTTTGTGGAAATAGTTGCTTCCGCTTTCTCCGAAGGCAAGAGGCTGACGCTCTCCTCAGAACACAGGTTGTTAAAAGAGCCAACACCACCCTGCTCCGGGGAGCATCCTCCCAACTCCGTCCTCCCAGACTATTAGAAGGGCTTTTCTGCCCCTTTGCTCTCGGGCAATGCCTTGCAAATGACACTGTTTGTGTTTTTGCATCTGCATCCGGGCCGGCTCACTTGGTCGTAGCACCTCTGGGACAGCTTGACGCAGCCAGTGGCTGGCAGgtagcagagcaggcagggcagcaccAGGGACAGGGCGCTCATGAAGGACCAGCGGGCGCAGCAGTTGgagtgggagcaggagcaggggtgGTCGGCACACGTGCCCTCGTCGTCCTCGTTGGTGCAGTGGTAGAAGACGCCCTTGACCAGGCACATGCAGGTGGAGTAGTTGACCAGGTTCTGCGCCGAGCACAGACACTCCTGGTTGCACACCCAGCACGAGGGCAGAGTCCGGGGCAGGGCACACTCCTTGCACTTGCATTTCCCACAGGCCTCGCACAGCAGGAAGTGCTTGTCCAGCTCCTGAGACACGGGGCCCTTCAGGTCCAGGGGTTTGCAGTTGATCGCCTTGGGCTGGATGCGAACGGCGCGGGGGGACGACTGCTCTGCCACGGGCACCGGGGCCATGTGGTCCAGGAGCCTTTGGTCTgaggatgtgctgctgctgctgctgatggagCTGGGGCGCCCGCTGAAGGAGATCCAGGGGTGGGTGACATCCTGCTCACAGCGCTGCGGGTGCTGGCTGGCCGAGCCCACTTCGTGGGGGGCTCGGGGATGCTTCTGGGCCGGCGGCTGGGAGGCGCTGGGATTGTCGGTGTAGTCGTTCTCCATGTGGGTGGTCTTCATCTGGTCGATGGGCAGGATGGTCAGCGGGTGCTGCAGCCGCCCGTAGGGGATCCGACTGTCCAGCAAGGGCTGCACCATCGCAGAGTTGGGGACAACGGTGATGTTGTGGGGAATCCGGGGCTCCATTGAGAAATCAGGCTGACTGCTGGGGGCAAATCTGCGCTTAAGTGtcctgggagaagggaaggagaaagaaaagggatgggggagagggagagagagcgCATTGTTATTGTGGTATCCTGCAATCCCGGCCCAAAAGGGCTCCTTGCTGAGCCTGGTTGTTATGCTGAAGGTCTTGTAAGGCACACTTGTGTCCGAGAAGGCAGAGCACTCGGGTGCAAAGTGCCTCGCTCCTCCTTCGCTACTGTGTCCCTGACCCTGGCCATCTATAGCTCTTCCAGCCCTGGGAGGGCTGCGGTCACTGCAGGCTCCTGAAGAGCCCACTCATGGTTTTACAGAGGGAAAGCAAATCTTGGGGCTACTGTTGTACATTTACATGTGGTTTTGTCAGCAAATTTCCTGAAATGATTTCTCTAAACTTTGGAGGTTTTCCCCAGTTGACCCTGATCCCTAAAAAAACCTGATGCAGGATTGTGGCTGGTGGAAGCATTGGCCTGGTACAAAGGTGCTTTTGAGCATGGGGCTGAGCACCTGTCCTTGCTAACCAAGGATCTGCCTATGGGAGGATGGATTGATTTTGGTGAGGAAGTGTCCCCCCTCCATCAGGAGCCGCTGGTTCCAGAGGCTCCTTTATCCCTCCCAGGGGAGGTGGAAGTGCTTGCTCAGCACCTTGTCTGGAGGCAAGCCAGGATGGGAGCCAAGGGTGCAGCTCCCAGGAGAGCACC from Anomalospiza imberbis isolate Cuckoo-Finch-1a 21T00152 chromosome 15, ASM3175350v1, whole genome shotgun sequence encodes the following:
- the SPRY4 gene encoding protein sprouty homolog 4, producing the protein MEPRIPHNITVVPNSAMVQPLLDSRIPYGRLQHPLTILPIDQMKTTHMENDYTDNPSASQPPAQKHPRAPHEVGSASQHPQRCEQDVTHPWISFSGRPSSISSSSSTSSDQRLLDHMAPVPVAEQSSPRAVRIQPKAINCKPLDLKGPVSQELDKHFLLCEACGKCKCKECALPRTLPSCWVCNQECLCSAQNLVNYSTCMCLVKGVFYHCTNEDDEGTCADHPCSCSHSNCCARWSFMSALSLVLPCLLCYLPATGCVKLSQRCYDQVSRPGCRCKNTNSVICKALPESKGAEKPF